AGGAGAGTAAGTCAAgcatattaaatacatattaagGAGTATGTGTTTTCCTATTTAGTATACAAAGTACTTCATAAATATGAATTATGTTACAAAAATAGCTTTGGGTGCGCTCACACGGTAAGCACTTGCTAATTTTGGACAACCTTTAAGGATTGTGGGTATTTGACATAACTGAGAACAAACTCTAGTTTAATTTGAGCCATGTTTAATTCTGATAAACATCATGTTTTTCTCTAGATCACCACAAATGCTATGTAactcacattgatttttttttctcctttaggtTTTTATATATAGACAGGTAATACTTAAAgtgttcaaatttattttataattatgtaatGCATGGTATATTTTAAACAAGTATTTGCACAATTTAACATTATAAATCCAGCAATTTCAAGATGCAGGCCATAAATTTTACTGATTTACAAATACTATCAAATGTTCTCTCTTTGCAtgcttatttgtgttttttttttttttacacttttcaGGTAATCTTTACACAGAGTTGTTACAATGCCACAAATCAAAAGGGTTATTCCAGTTTCACCAACTTAATCTACGTGCAAGATGAAGGACCCAGCTGAGGTACAGACACTGGTACCAGTTTTCTTGAGTTTGCTTTACAAAGCACAAAGAGACGAAGGTTTTGCATCAGGATACAAAACTGATTTGCCTCTTGAGGTTAAATTCAGTGTATTATGTTTATAAAGCATCCCTTTGGCAATAGAGTTTGCAGTATCCCCACAGGATTCCACAGTATAGGTTTTATGTAGTAAAATCTATTAAGGGAATTCTCTTCTACTCGACACATCTTTACAGCTACAGTTAATGAGATACCCTTGGAAACACCTGCCTCTATGCCTAATGATAATATAGTATTTGGAAGTTAGAAGTCAACAAAAGGCACTTTCATCATTAAATATTGTCCTCTGTATGAAGTCAGATTACATGACCTATATCTTGTTCAAAGCTGTTTGCTCCTCAAGGACCTGCAGGTAGTCGGGGGAACTCTGAAGTTTTGCCTTCAGTTCAAAATACTCACTCTTCCTTTGTTCCACGACAATTTTACTGTGGTTACCACCTATCAGtgacttcttgttttttttatcttgttGTTTTTCAGGATATCGAATCTCAAAGCCACTGACACCAATGCTGTTATACTCCTTTTTGCTTTCAAGAAAATTTTGAATAAACACATTGGAATCTCTGCTAGGGAATAGTTCATCCAGTTCATCAATTGTGCTCAGTCTTTTCCTGGTATCCACATGCAATAAATCTTTGTCCTTGTCAGCAGCATTTCTCATCATTACCTTCTGTCCCGGAGGATCTGAAAACATGAACCCAGTTTCTGACTCTTTCAGGCCACAGGTGTGACTTTTGCTCATCTGTTCGATGGTTTGTGGAATGAATGCTTCTGCACTCAGTCCgtcttttttattggttttgtggTCGTGTTTTCTTAGTTGCAGCTGCATGGAGCCACACTCAGGATTCCCCAGACCTTCGTGCTTCACTGTGGGTTTCTTGTTACGTCTCAGCACAAAAACAAGAAGGCAAAATGCAACAAAGACAGTTAAAATGAGAACCACTAGAATACTTAAGATTAAAATAGACAATGGCACTGGGCCCCCAGGAGGACTTCGAATAGGACCCAATGGAGTGGTGAAAGTAATTGCAGGCGCAGGGCTTGTGAATGTTGCTGATGGCTTATTTAAGAGTTTAGGACATAAGATTTCATTTTTGAGGGACTTCAATTCGATATTGGCAAACTGAACAGGAGTCTCACATTTCAGTTCTTTCACAACAATCCCATCATTTAACTTCTCCAGCCACAACTTTAATGCTACCAAGTCACACGTGCAGTCCCAAGGGTTGCCCTCCAAGTCAATTTGTGTAAGAGACTGCAACTGATCAAGGACTCCGCTGACAGGCAGGTACATGAATTTGTTGTTTCTCAGGTTCAGTCTAGCAAGTGGTGCTCCAGAAAAGATGTAAACTGGTAGGCTCTTTAAGAGATTATTGTTCAAGTACAGTAGCTGTAAATTTGGCATGGAGTCAAAGGTGCCTGCTAAAATTTCCTTAATCAAGTTGTACTCCAAATAAAGATACTGCAAGTTATGAAGTCCTGAAAATATTTCAGGGTATAGCCTTTCAATCTGATTGCCATTGAGATAAAGCCTACGCAGATTAGTAAGATTGTGGAATACTTCTCCTTTGATCAACGTAATCTGATTGCTGCCTAAATGGagcaaatccagtccttcaaactCAGTGAAGTCTGAAATATCCACATCTTTGATGTTATTACCATTAACATGCAACTTCTTGGCATTTAAAGGTTTTGGTGTCAATTCAGACATGGACTGTATATTTTTCTCTTGGCAATTCACACTCAATCCCAAATCAGAAGGATGTGTTTTGCAAAAGCAAGGTCCTGGGCAAGGTGTAAGGGGAGGCACTCTTGTTTGGTACGACACAATCTGACTGAGATTTCTGTTGGAGAGGGCTTTGCCTGCCAC
This window of the Mus pahari chromosome X, PAHARI_EIJ_v1.1, whole genome shotgun sequence genome carries:
- the Slitrk4 gene encoding SLIT and NTRK-like protein 4, producing the protein MFLWLFLIVSALISSTNADSDISVEICNVCSCVSVENVLYVNCEKVSVYRPNQLKPPWSNFYHLNFQNNFLNILYPNTFVNFSHAVSLHLGNNKLQNIEGGAFLGLSALKQLHLNNNELKILRADTFLGIENLEYLQADYNLIKYIERGAFNKLHKLKVLILNDNLISFLPDNIFRFASLTHLDIRGNRIQKLPYIGVLEHIGRVVELQLEDNPWNCSCDLLPLKAWLENMPYNIYIGEAICETPSDLYGRLLKETNKQELCPMGTGSDFDVRILPPSQQENGFTTPNGHTTQTTLHRLVTKPPKTTNPSKISGIVAGKALSNRNLSQIVSYQTRVPPLTPCPGPCFCKTHPSDLGLSVNCQEKNIQSMSELTPKPLNAKKLHVNGNNIKDVDISDFTEFEGLDLLHLGSNQITLIKGEVFHNLTNLRRLYLNGNQIERLYPEIFSGLHNLQYLYLEYNLIKEILAGTFDSMPNLQLLYLNNNLLKSLPVYIFSGAPLARLNLRNNKFMYLPVSGVLDQLQSLTQIDLEGNPWDCTCDLVALKLWLEKLNDGIVVKELKCETPVQFANIELKSLKNEILCPKLLNKPSATFTSPAPAITFTTPLGPIRSPPGGPVPLSILILSILVVLILTVFVAFCLLVFVLRRNKKPTVKHEGLGNPECGSMQLQLRKHDHKTNKKDGLSAEAFIPQTIEQMSKSHTCGLKESETGFMFSDPPGQKVMMRNAADKDKDLLHVDTRKRLSTIDELDELFPSRDSNVFIQNFLESKKEYNSIGVSGFEIRYPEKQQDKKNKKSLIGGNHSKIVVEQRKSEYFELKAKLQSSPDYLQVLEEQTALNKI